GGCAGTTTTACCGCCAGGGGCTACACGATGTCAATCTGCGCAATTTCAGCCGTGGCCAGACCAGCCTGGACAGGCTTAGAGACGGTCTCGTCGGTGCCCAGGTACCACAGGGACACAGCATGGCTGAGGGGGAGTGTGGAAGCCCCAGAGAGCACAGGTTAGTCACAAGGGAACTCAGTTACTGTAGGGCCCCCCCAAATGCTACCATATGGATGCTGGGGGCTGCAGGGCTCACAGTGAATTAGTTTGGTAGGCATCCAAGTACCAGAGACAACCATTGCATTACATGTGACCACATTTGCCATGTGGGCTGTCAAGGAACTCCAAAGCAACCCCTGCCCAAGCCAACCCTTGGCCTTCCCCCAGTTCTGGTCAGCCTACGTCCCATGCCAGACCCAGGAACGGGATGCCCTGCGCCTCACCCTGGAGCAAATTGACCTCATCCGCCGCATGTGTGCCTCCTATTCTGAGCTGGAGCTTGTGACCTCAGTTAAAGGTAGGCAGACTGGTGGGGGGTGTTAGGGACTTGACTGAATACCGGAGTCTCTGAATGTGACCACCTGACCTACCTGCCCCCAGCTCTGAACAACACCCGGAAGTTGGCTTGCCTCATTGGTGTGGAGGGAGGACACTCACTGGACAGTAGCCTTTCCATCTTGCGTACCTTCTACGTGCTGGGTGTGCGTTACCTGACACTCACTCACACCTGCAACACACCCTGGTGAGCTCAGTGCAAATGGTATGCACCCACTGATGCAGGGACATGCCCAAGATCATACTGGGGCTCAGACCAAGCTTTACCCCTGGGATCTGAAACTGACCCTGGAgtggagagaggagcaggagTTGGTACAAGACTGGATCCCCAGTAGGGACCACCTCCTGCCAGGCACAGCCCAGCTTGAGTCCCTGCTCTCACTCCAGGGGTTGCAGGTAGAGAGGGTTCAGTAGGCTCTTGTGACTAAGTTAGGGCCACCATTCAGACAGCCTCCTGGTCATCCTGCAGGGCAGAGAGCTCAGCTAAGGGCATCCATCCCTTCTACAACAATGTCAGTGGGCTGACCAGCTTCGGTGAGGTGAGGACTCTAGTGCCATACCCTGCCACACATGAATTCACATGCCCCACCAGTTCCCTACAGAAAAGGGCACATGCATGTGTATCCCTAATGCCTCTTCCCCAACCTGTCCCTGCAGAAGGTGGTGGTGGAAATGAACCGCTTGGGCATGATGGTAGATTTGTCGCATGTCTCAGACACTGTGGCTCGGCGAGCCTTGGAAGTGTCACAGGCACCTGTGATCTTCTCCCACTCGGCTGCCCGAGGTGTGTGTAAGAATGCCAGGAACGTTCCCGATGATATCCTACAGCTTCTGGTGAGAGACTGCCCTGGCCCTCAAACCTAAAGCAAGAGGTTTAAACCAGGAGCCCTTGAACCTGAGCCCCTGTTCCCTCAACTTGCTCAAACCCTAGGCTGAACATCTGTCCCACAAAACCAGAGTCCACAGCCCCTGAATTCTTGAACTCAGGTGTGGGGGTTCTAAGTGGTAAATACTCCAAGACATTTCCATCCCAACCAGAGCTTAGACTCCTCCATCCACACAAATCTAGAGGTGATGTCTCCTCTGACCTCAAAGCCAGAGCTGAATAGTTTCCTCACAGGAGCCTAGAGACAGGTGGTTGTTCTGGCAGCCAAGCTGAGTGTCCATTTGTCCACCCCTGCAGAAGAAGAATGGTGGCATTGTGATGGTGTCTTTGTCATCGGGGGTGCTGCAATGCAACCTGTTAGCTAACGTGTCCACTGTGGCAGGTAAGCCCTGCCTGGGCTCTCTGAGCAGCTCTGATTTGGACCTGAAGCCTTGAGGGAAGGGCCTCAGAATAGTCCCAGTGGTCTGACCTATTGTAGGCAATAGGCACCGCTCCCCAAAACTCAATGATGGATGGTATAAAGCACCTTGGTGCCATGTGGAACTGCTGAAGACACAAGAGTTGGTAACTATGACACTCATGGATATAAGGGAGGCAGTCAGACAGAGAGCCCAGGTGCCAACCATCTGGGCCTCGGCAGGGGTTCCCAAAACTCCTTGCCCCTGCCTCTGACCAAGGGACTAAACATCCCCTTAAATCTCTGTGGTCTTTgtcacttgtatttttttccctctcatcctCTATACTTATGGAAAGGAGCCCTCATAGTTCTCAAGGAGACTGGAGGCAGGGTGAATCCTGTATGAGAAATTGCCCAAATGGGGTCCACTCCAAATCTAAATTCCAGTCTAGAGTCAACTGGGATCAGCTTTCTCAAGCCCTTGAACTGGGAGTCAGGCCATGAAGGAATAGGCCTGTATGGCCTACAGGCTGCAAGAAGGGGAATCAGTAGAGTGCAGTTCCCACGCATCCCTGCCCTGGAAGCCCCACAGTGCTGACTCTCCATCCCTCAGATCACTTTGACTACATCAGGGCAGTCATTGGATCCAAGTTCATTGGAATTGGTGGAGATTATGATGGGGCCAGACGGTGAGTGCTTCTCTGTGGCTTGTCTGGGGCTAGCTGTGGGGTTAGCTTAATAGACATCATATCTACCACACCATGGTCTTCATCGCCTTTAGGCCCACCTTGCATCTCTGCACACCCAgagtcctctttccttttctttctttctttctttctttctttctttctttctttctttctttctttctttctttctttctttctttctctttctttcttccttccttccttccttccttccttccttccttccttccttcctttctctctttctctctttctttctttctctctctctctctctctctctctctctatctttttctttcaagttttatttatttaagtaatctctatatccaatgcagggcttgaagtCATAATCCttagatcaagagccacatgctcttccaaACAAGCCAAGCAGGGTGCCCCTGACCCACTGCTTCTGAGCAGACTCTTAGCAAAGTCTGGTGTGAACTGACCATTTTCTTTGCCTGCAGCTTGGTGTGTGCCTGCAGGATGTCAGTCTAGGTCCTTCTGTAAATGGAGGAAAACTTTGTATTCAGTGAAAGGctggagcccaaaacagggcttgaattcactaccccaagatcatgacctgagctgagatcaagagtgggatgcttaactgactgagccaccaaggtctCTCTGCATAGATCTCAACCGTACAATTCAGTGAGTGTTTATGAATATTGAAAGAGGTTAGGAGCTTCCTTCTGCAGGATAAAGAGCAGGTTTGAATCACTTACCCTCTCCAAGTCTCCTATTCCCACATCTGACCAGGGCTGGAGTTCAGTAGACCTGGACACATATGGCTGTGGCTGAGTCATGAACAGGGAATAGGGCTGAGGTTCCACAGCTGACTAGCTCTCGGCCACACAGTTTCCCTCAGGGGCTGGAGGATGTGTCCACATACCCAGTTCTGATAGAGGAGTTGCTGAGGCGTGGCTGGAGTAGGGAAGAGCTCCAGGGTGTCCTTCGAGGAAACCTACTGCGGGTCTTTGGACAGGTGGAACAGGTATGCTGGGCTGGGCAAAAGAGTAGCTCGGGGGTCTGAGCAAGCATGTCAGAGTTGCTGTGGGAGCTGCTGACCACTGACTGCTACCTCCAGGTACGGGAGGCAAGCAAGGGGCAAAGGCCCTTGGAGGATGAGTTCCCGGATGAGCAGCTGAGCAGCTCTTGCCGCTCCGTTCTCTCACGTCTGCATCAGACACAGTACCCTGCTCCATACCAGAAACTAACTGAGATTTCACCTGAGTGGTCCCCTAAACAGTCATTGTCAAAATCTCTCCCCATCATGGCCCCAGGCCTCATAGTTATTGCTGCTTGTTCAGTCCTCATTCTGTGGTTCTGGTGACCCAGTTAATCCTACCAAATGTCACTATGGCAGCTGCGGATACCCCACAATGTTCCCCCATCATGCAGGCACAAACATTtcctgaaataaatgttttacacAAGGAACCAGGCATGACTGTCCTTCTCTGTGGTGGAGTCTGGTGACACAGGTTCCCAATTCCGGTGGTTGGTAGGGGACCCTGCAGTTCAGCCACCAGTTACTCAGGTAAGACCTGAGTCTCACTAGCATGGCCTGAGTAGACCCAGATAGTTGAACTCAACTCTTGAGGAAGACAGTGGGTAGTTCCAGCTGTGGGAGAGTGGATCTTCCTCTGAGCTGCTTCACAATAGCTCACCTCAGTCCACATCCTGACTCAATGACCACCACCCAGGGAATTTGAAGGGA
This window of the Canis lupus dingo isolate Sandy chromosome 5, ASM325472v2, whole genome shotgun sequence genome carries:
- the LOC112646521 gene encoding dipeptidase 2 isoform X4, encoding MRPPSLERTPAPRGPPLRRLLLVLLLPRLVSDAHTTPGTSSSATRPATPSSPSLRERARALMRDFPLVDGHNDMPLVLRQFYRQGLHDVNLRNFSRGQTSLDRLRDGLVGAQFWSAYVPCQTQERDALRLTLEQIDLIRRMCASYSELELVTSVKALNNTRKLACLIGVEGGHSLDSSLSILRTFYVLGVRYLTLTHTCNTPWAESSAKGIHPFYNNVSGLTSFGEKVVVEMNRLGMMVDLSHVSDTVARRALEVSQAPVIFSHSAARGVCKNARNVPDDILQLLKKNGGIVMVSLSSGVLQCNLLANVSTVADHFDYIRAVIGSKFIGIGGDYDGARRFPQGLEDVSTYPVLIEELLRRGWSREELQGVLRGNLLRVFGQVEQTLSFQSSAAVVPPLTSDQTGQPSPALLRTSLRFAG
- the LOC112646521 gene encoding dipeptidase 2 isoform X1 translates to MRPPSLERTPAPRGPPLRRLLLVLLLPRLVSDAHTTPGTSSSATRPATPSSPSLRERARALMRDFPLVDGHNDMPLVLRQFYRQGLHDVNLRNFSRGQTSLDRLRDGLVGAQFWSAYVPCQTQERDALRLTLEQIDLIRRMCASYSELELVTSVKALNNTRKLACLIGVEGGHSLDSSLSILRTFYVLGVRYLTLTHTCNTPWAESSAKGIHPFYNNVSGLTSFGEKVVVEMNRLGMMVDLSHVSDTVARRALEVSQAPVIFSHSAARGVCKNARNVPDDILQLLKKNGGIVMVSLSSGVLQCNLLANVSTVADHFDYIRAVIGSKFIGIGGDYDGARRFPQGLEDVSTYPVLIEELLRRGWSREELQGVLRGNLLRVFGQVEQVREASKGQRPLEDEFPDEQLSSSCRSVLSRLHQTQYPAPYQKLTEISPEWSPKQSLSKSLPIMAPGLIVIAACSVLILWFW
- the LOC112646521 gene encoding dipeptidase 2 isoform X5, producing the protein MPLVLRQFYRQGLHDVNLRNFSRGQTSLDRLRDGLVGAQFWSAYVPCQTQERDALRLTLEQIDLIRRMCASYSELELVTSVKALNNTRKLACLIGVEGGHSLDSSLSILRTFYVLGVRYLTLTHTCNTPWAESSAKGIHPFYNNVSGLTSFGEKVVVEMNRLGMMVDLSHVSDTVARRALEVSQAPVIFSHSAARGVCKNARNVPDDILQLLKKNGGIVMVSLSSGVLQCNLLANVSTVADHFDYIRAVIGSKFIGIGGDYDGARRFPQGLEDVSTYPVLIEELLRRGWSREELQGVLRGNLLRVFGQVEQVREASKGQRPLEDEFPDEQLSSSCRSVLSRLHQTQYPAPYQKLTEISPEWSPKQSLSKSLPIMAPGLIVIAACSVLILWFW